Proteins encoded together in one Balaenoptera ricei isolate mBalRic1 chromosome 2, mBalRic1.hap2, whole genome shotgun sequence window:
- the KLHDC2 gene encoding kelch domain-containing protein 2 isoform X1 yields the protein MADGYEDLREDELPGPAYEGYESAELACPAERSGHVAVSDGRHMFVWGGYKSNQVRGLYDFYLPREELWIYNMETGRWKKINTEGDVPPSMSGSCAVCVDRVLYLFGGHHSRGNTNKFYMLDSRSTDRVLHWERIDCQGIPPSSKDKLGVWVYKNKLIFFGGYGYLPEDKVLGTFEFDETSFWNSSHPRGWNDHVHILDTETFVWSQPITTGKAPSPRAAHACATVGNKGFVFGGRYRDARMNDLHYLNLDTWEWNELIPQGICPVGRSWHSLTPVSSDHLFLFGGFTTDKQPLSDAWTYCISKNEWIQFNHPYTEKPRLWHTACASDEGEVIVFGGCANNLLVHHRAAHSNEILIFSVQPKSLVRLSLEAVICFKEMLASSWNCLPKHLLHSVNQRFGSNNTSGS from the exons ATGGCCGATGGCTACGAGGACCTGCGGGAGGACGAGCTCCCGGGGCCGGCCTATGAGGGCTACGAGTCCGCGGAGCTCGCCTGCCCCGCTGAGCGCAGCGGCCACGTAGCCGTCAGCGACGGGCGCCACATGTTCGTCTGGGGCGGCTACAAG aGTAATCAAGTCAGAGGATTATATGACTTTTATCTGCCTAGAGAAGAACTCTGGATCTACAACATGGAGACTGGAAGATG gaaaaaaattaacactgAGGGTGATGTTCCTCCTTCTATGTcaggaagctgtgctgtgtgtgtAGACAGGGTGCTGTACTTGTTTGGAGGACACCATTCAAGAGGCAATACGAATAAG TTCTACATGCTGGATTCAAGGTCTACAGACCGAGTATTACACTGGGAAAGAAttgactgccaaggaattcctcCATCATCAAAGGACAAACTCGGTGTCTGGGTATATAAAAACAA GTTAATATTTTTTGGAGGGTATGGATATTTACCTGAAGATAAAGTATTGGGAACTTTTGAATTTGATGAAACATCTTTTTGG aaTTCAAGTCATCCAAGAGGATGGAATGATCACGTACATATTTTAGACACTGAAACATTTGTCTGGAGCCAGCCTATAACTACT GGTAAAGCACCTTCACCTCGTGCTGCCCATGCCTGTGCAACTGTTGGAAACAAAGGCTTTGTGTTTGGAGGCAGATATCGA GATGCTAGAATGAATGATCTTCACTATCTTAATCTGGATACATGGGAGTGGAATGAATT AATTCCACAAGGCATATGCCCAGTTGGCCGATCTTGGCACTCACTAACACCAGTTTCTTCAGatcatctctttctctttggAGGATTTACCACTGATAAACAGCCACTAA GTGATGCTTGGACTTACTGCATCAGTAAAAACGAATGGATACAGTTTAATCATCCCTATACTGAAAAACCAAG ATTATGGCATACAGCTTGTGCCAGTGATGAAGGAGAAGTCATTGTGTTTGGTGGGTGTGCCAATAACCTTCTCGTCCATCACAGGGCT GCACACAGTAATGAAATACTTATATTTTCAGTTCAACCAAAATCTCTTGTAAG GCTAAGCTTAGAAGCAGTCATTTGCTTTAAAGAAATGTTAGCCAGCTCGTGGAACTGCCTTCCAAAACACTTACTTCACAGTGTTAATCAGAGGTTCGGTAGTAACAACACTTCTGGATCTTAA
- the KLHDC2 gene encoding kelch domain-containing protein 2 isoform X3: MADGYEDLREDELPGPAYEGYESAELACPAERSGHVAVSDGRHMFVWGGYKSNQVRGLYDFYLPREELWIYNMETGRWKKINTEGDVPPSMSGSCAVCVDRVLYLFGGHHSRGNTNKFYMLDSRSTDRVLHWERIDCQGIPPSSKDKLGVWVYKNKLIFFGGYGYLPEDKVLGTFEFDETSFWNSSHPRGWNDHVHILDTETFVWSQPITTGKAPSPRAAHACATVGNKGFVFGGRYRDARMNDLHYLNLDTWEWNELIPQGICPVGRSWHSLTPVSSDHLFLFGGFTTDKQPLSDAWTYCISKNEWIQFNHPYTEKPRLWHTACASDEGEVIVFGGCANNLLVHHRAAHSNEILIFSVQPKSLVRRQTEEESWVRSL; this comes from the exons ATGGCCGATGGCTACGAGGACCTGCGGGAGGACGAGCTCCCGGGGCCGGCCTATGAGGGCTACGAGTCCGCGGAGCTCGCCTGCCCCGCTGAGCGCAGCGGCCACGTAGCCGTCAGCGACGGGCGCCACATGTTCGTCTGGGGCGGCTACAAG aGTAATCAAGTCAGAGGATTATATGACTTTTATCTGCCTAGAGAAGAACTCTGGATCTACAACATGGAGACTGGAAGATG gaaaaaaattaacactgAGGGTGATGTTCCTCCTTCTATGTcaggaagctgtgctgtgtgtgtAGACAGGGTGCTGTACTTGTTTGGAGGACACCATTCAAGAGGCAATACGAATAAG TTCTACATGCTGGATTCAAGGTCTACAGACCGAGTATTACACTGGGAAAGAAttgactgccaaggaattcctcCATCATCAAAGGACAAACTCGGTGTCTGGGTATATAAAAACAA GTTAATATTTTTTGGAGGGTATGGATATTTACCTGAAGATAAAGTATTGGGAACTTTTGAATTTGATGAAACATCTTTTTGG aaTTCAAGTCATCCAAGAGGATGGAATGATCACGTACATATTTTAGACACTGAAACATTTGTCTGGAGCCAGCCTATAACTACT GGTAAAGCACCTTCACCTCGTGCTGCCCATGCCTGTGCAACTGTTGGAAACAAAGGCTTTGTGTTTGGAGGCAGATATCGA GATGCTAGAATGAATGATCTTCACTATCTTAATCTGGATACATGGGAGTGGAATGAATT AATTCCACAAGGCATATGCCCAGTTGGCCGATCTTGGCACTCACTAACACCAGTTTCTTCAGatcatctctttctctttggAGGATTTACCACTGATAAACAGCCACTAA GTGATGCTTGGACTTACTGCATCAGTAAAAACGAATGGATACAGTTTAATCATCCCTATACTGAAAAACCAAG ATTATGGCATACAGCTTGTGCCAGTGATGAAGGAGAAGTCATTGTGTTTGGTGGGTGTGCCAATAACCTTCTCGTCCATCACAGGGCT GCACACAGTAATGAAATACTTATATTTTCAGTTCAACCAAAATCTCTTGTAAG GAGACAGACAGAAGAAGAAAGCTGGGTCAGGAGTCTTTAG
- the KLHDC2 gene encoding kelch domain-containing protein 2 isoform X2: protein MWDLPGPGIEPMSPALAGRLVKQLRHEGSPKDQSNQVRGLYDFYLPREELWIYNMETGRWKKINTEGDVPPSMSGSCAVCVDRVLYLFGGHHSRGNTNKFYMLDSRSTDRVLHWERIDCQGIPPSSKDKLGVWVYKNKLIFFGGYGYLPEDKVLGTFEFDETSFWNSSHPRGWNDHVHILDTETFVWSQPITTGKAPSPRAAHACATVGNKGFVFGGRYRDARMNDLHYLNLDTWEWNELIPQGICPVGRSWHSLTPVSSDHLFLFGGFTTDKQPLSDAWTYCISKNEWIQFNHPYTEKPRLWHTACASDEGEVIVFGGCANNLLVHHRAAHSNEILIFSVQPKSLVRLSLEAVICFKEMLASSWNCLPKHLLHSVNQRFGSNNTSGS, encoded by the exons atgtgggatcttcctggaccagggatcgaacccatgtcccctgcattggcaggcagactcgtAAAACaactgcgccatgagggaagccccaAGGATCAG aGTAATCAAGTCAGAGGATTATATGACTTTTATCTGCCTAGAGAAGAACTCTGGATCTACAACATGGAGACTGGAAGATG gaaaaaaattaacactgAGGGTGATGTTCCTCCTTCTATGTcaggaagctgtgctgtgtgtgtAGACAGGGTGCTGTACTTGTTTGGAGGACACCATTCAAGAGGCAATACGAATAAG TTCTACATGCTGGATTCAAGGTCTACAGACCGAGTATTACACTGGGAAAGAAttgactgccaaggaattcctcCATCATCAAAGGACAAACTCGGTGTCTGGGTATATAAAAACAA GTTAATATTTTTTGGAGGGTATGGATATTTACCTGAAGATAAAGTATTGGGAACTTTTGAATTTGATGAAACATCTTTTTGG aaTTCAAGTCATCCAAGAGGATGGAATGATCACGTACATATTTTAGACACTGAAACATTTGTCTGGAGCCAGCCTATAACTACT GGTAAAGCACCTTCACCTCGTGCTGCCCATGCCTGTGCAACTGTTGGAAACAAAGGCTTTGTGTTTGGAGGCAGATATCGA GATGCTAGAATGAATGATCTTCACTATCTTAATCTGGATACATGGGAGTGGAATGAATT AATTCCACAAGGCATATGCCCAGTTGGCCGATCTTGGCACTCACTAACACCAGTTTCTTCAGatcatctctttctctttggAGGATTTACCACTGATAAACAGCCACTAA GTGATGCTTGGACTTACTGCATCAGTAAAAACGAATGGATACAGTTTAATCATCCCTATACTGAAAAACCAAG ATTATGGCATACAGCTTGTGCCAGTGATGAAGGAGAAGTCATTGTGTTTGGTGGGTGTGCCAATAACCTTCTCGTCCATCACAGGGCT GCACACAGTAATGAAATACTTATATTTTCAGTTCAACCAAAATCTCTTGTAAG GCTAAGCTTAGAAGCAGTCATTTGCTTTAAAGAAATGTTAGCCAGCTCGTGGAACTGCCTTCCAAAACACTTACTTCACAGTGTTAATCAGAGGTTCGGTAGTAACAACACTTCTGGATCTTAA
- the KLHDC2 gene encoding kelch domain-containing protein 2 isoform X4 — METGRWKKINTEGDVPPSMSGSCAVCVDRVLYLFGGHHSRGNTNKFYMLDSRSTDRVLHWERIDCQGIPPSSKDKLGVWVYKNKLIFFGGYGYLPEDKVLGTFEFDETSFWNSSHPRGWNDHVHILDTETFVWSQPITTGKAPSPRAAHACATVGNKGFVFGGRYRDARMNDLHYLNLDTWEWNELIPQGICPVGRSWHSLTPVSSDHLFLFGGFTTDKQPLSDAWTYCISKNEWIQFNHPYTEKPRLWHTACASDEGEVIVFGGCANNLLVHHRAAHSNEILIFSVQPKSLVRLSLEAVICFKEMLASSWNCLPKHLLHSVNQRFGSNNTSGS; from the exons ATGGAGACTGGAAGATG gaaaaaaattaacactgAGGGTGATGTTCCTCCTTCTATGTcaggaagctgtgctgtgtgtgtAGACAGGGTGCTGTACTTGTTTGGAGGACACCATTCAAGAGGCAATACGAATAAG TTCTACATGCTGGATTCAAGGTCTACAGACCGAGTATTACACTGGGAAAGAAttgactgccaaggaattcctcCATCATCAAAGGACAAACTCGGTGTCTGGGTATATAAAAACAA GTTAATATTTTTTGGAGGGTATGGATATTTACCTGAAGATAAAGTATTGGGAACTTTTGAATTTGATGAAACATCTTTTTGG aaTTCAAGTCATCCAAGAGGATGGAATGATCACGTACATATTTTAGACACTGAAACATTTGTCTGGAGCCAGCCTATAACTACT GGTAAAGCACCTTCACCTCGTGCTGCCCATGCCTGTGCAACTGTTGGAAACAAAGGCTTTGTGTTTGGAGGCAGATATCGA GATGCTAGAATGAATGATCTTCACTATCTTAATCTGGATACATGGGAGTGGAATGAATT AATTCCACAAGGCATATGCCCAGTTGGCCGATCTTGGCACTCACTAACACCAGTTTCTTCAGatcatctctttctctttggAGGATTTACCACTGATAAACAGCCACTAA GTGATGCTTGGACTTACTGCATCAGTAAAAACGAATGGATACAGTTTAATCATCCCTATACTGAAAAACCAAG ATTATGGCATACAGCTTGTGCCAGTGATGAAGGAGAAGTCATTGTGTTTGGTGGGTGTGCCAATAACCTTCTCGTCCATCACAGGGCT GCACACAGTAATGAAATACTTATATTTTCAGTTCAACCAAAATCTCTTGTAAG GCTAAGCTTAGAAGCAGTCATTTGCTTTAAAGAAATGTTAGCCAGCTCGTGGAACTGCCTTCCAAAACACTTACTTCACAGTGTTAATCAGAGGTTCGGTAGTAACAACACTTCTGGATCTTAA